The following proteins come from a genomic window of Paenibacillus spongiae:
- a CDS encoding phytanoyl-CoA dioxygenase family protein: MNPSCLQYALTEEERRTFNEQGYLIMENALSPEQVEILTAQVDRIYESKIENGHDSKTALFYPNFIPDHHSFLELVDYEKILPKVWGILGWNIYLYHAHMIATPPSGQEKNDKTFGFHQDSGRVNIEMESHPRPRLSLKVAYFLSDISEPDRGNFWIVPGSHLKDNLEIPKNREGQPEGAIPVCVKPGTAVFFDRRLWHAASPNWSDITRKVLFYGYGYRWIRTKDDMTVQHLWESSDPIRRQMLGASVNCNGHYSPTDADVPLRAWLKEHQPEMVDK, from the coding sequence GTGAATCCATCATGCTTGCAGTACGCTTTGACGGAAGAAGAGCGCAGGACGTTCAACGAGCAAGGCTATCTGATCATGGAAAACGCATTGTCGCCGGAGCAGGTCGAGATACTGACAGCGCAAGTCGATCGCATTTACGAGAGTAAGATTGAGAATGGACATGACTCGAAAACGGCTTTGTTTTATCCAAATTTCATTCCCGATCATCATTCTTTTCTTGAGCTTGTCGATTATGAGAAGATTCTTCCGAAGGTTTGGGGCATTCTCGGCTGGAATATATATTTGTACCATGCGCATATGATCGCGACGCCGCCATCGGGGCAGGAGAAGAACGACAAAACGTTCGGCTTTCATCAGGACAGCGGGCGTGTGAATATAGAAATGGAATCTCATCCGCGTCCGCGCTTATCGCTAAAAGTCGCTTACTTCTTGTCCGATATTTCGGAGCCGGACCGGGGCAATTTTTGGATTGTACCTGGCAGTCACTTGAAAGACAACCTTGAAATACCGAAGAACCGCGAAGGCCAGCCTGAGGGTGCAATCCCGGTTTGCGTCAAGCCTGGTACGGCGGTTTTCTTTGACAGGCGTCTATGGCATGCAGCATCGCCGAACTGGTCGGACATTACGCGTAAAGTTTTGTTTTACGGCTATGGCTACCGGTGGATTCGCACGAAGGACGATATGACCGTACAGCATCTCTGGGAAAGCAGCGATCCGATTCGACGGCAGATGCTCGGCGCCAGTGTGAACTGCAACGGTCATTATAGTCCGACGGACGCCGATGTGCCTCTGCGAGCATGGCTGAAAGAGCATCAACCGGAGATGGTTGATAAATAA
- a CDS encoding AraC family transcriptional regulator: protein MHTCYVKDFNGNWEMAKVKTQYNIMIVVTKGKIIYWINDETVLLQKGDVLFVPAGSIRGGYSIEGHQRYATHFTIDDMDRTLLPLLTENQYCMTSISGFEYFKQRFLLLKHHWLMRGPYTETTCYAILLELLSIINYERDNWKLPAKKIDMAEDIKKYILDHYKESVSLKDLTQFTGRTPNHISHLFKSVTGLSPIEYLHHVRVSKAKELMMDKMMPIREVAEETGFCDQAYFNRVFKKLTGCSPTAFLKGRTD, encoded by the coding sequence ATGCATACCTGTTATGTGAAGGATTTCAATGGGAATTGGGAAATGGCGAAGGTCAAAACGCAATATAACATTATGATCGTCGTAACGAAAGGGAAAATCATCTATTGGATAAACGATGAAACGGTCTTATTACAAAAAGGCGACGTTCTCTTTGTTCCGGCCGGTTCCATCCGTGGTGGGTATTCGATTGAAGGCCATCAGCGTTATGCAACGCATTTCACTATCGACGATATGGATCGGACGCTGCTGCCACTCCTTACTGAGAATCAGTACTGCATGACGTCAATAAGCGGGTTTGAATATTTCAAGCAGCGATTTTTGCTGCTAAAGCATCACTGGCTCATGAGAGGGCCTTATACGGAAACAACCTGTTATGCCATTCTGCTGGAATTGCTGAGCATCATCAATTATGAACGGGACAATTGGAAACTGCCTGCCAAAAAAATCGATATGGCTGAAGATATTAAAAAATATATTTTGGATCATTACAAGGAGTCCGTTTCGTTGAAGGACTTAACCCAATTTACAGGAAGGACGCCAAACCATATCTCTCATCTATTCAAGTCCGTTACAGGACTATCGCCGATCGAATATCTCCATCATGTGCGGGTTTCCAAGGCGAAAGAGCTGATGATGGATAAAATGATGCCGATCAGGGAGGTTGCGGAAGAAACCGGGTTTTGCGATCAGGCCTATTTCAACCGGGTTTTCAAGAAGCTTACAGGTTGTTCCCCCACCGCTTTTTTGAAGGGAAGGACAGATTGA
- the ilvN gene encoding acetolactate synthase small subunit gives MKKHTLSVLVNDQPGVLQRVAGLFGRRGFNIDSVTVGNCEESGLSRMVIVTTGDMRTLEQIEKQLYKLIDVVRVSHLSDHAMVARELALIKVKAESLKRPEIVGIVDVFRASIVDIGETNMIIQAVGDLDKINAIIDLLRAYGIVEMSRTGTTALTRGTQR, from the coding sequence ATGAAGAAGCATACATTATCGGTCTTAGTGAATGACCAGCCGGGCGTTCTGCAGCGCGTCGCCGGATTATTCGGCCGGCGCGGGTTCAATATCGACAGCGTTACGGTAGGGAATTGCGAAGAGTCCGGACTTTCGCGAATGGTCATCGTCACCACAGGCGACATGCGGACGCTGGAGCAGATCGAGAAGCAGCTGTATAAGCTGATCGATGTCGTGCGGGTAAGCCATCTTAGCGATCATGCGATGGTAGCCAGGGAGCTTGCCTTAATCAAGGTAAAGGCCGAGTCGTTGAAAAGGCCGGAAATTGTCGGTATAGTCGATGTATTCCGAGCTTCCATTGTGGACATTGGCGAAACCAATATGATCATCCAAGCGGTGGGAGATCTCGATAAAATCAATGCGATCATCGATCTGCTGCGCGCATACGGCATCGTCGAGATGTCTCGAACAGGCACGACCGCGTTGACGCGGGGGACGCAGCGTTAA